The following proteins are encoded in a genomic region of Chlorogloeopsis sp. ULAP01:
- a CDS encoding RNA-binding protein: MSVYVGNLSYEVTEEALNEVFTEYGSVKRVQLPVDRETGRVRGFAFVEMSSEAEELAAIDALDGAEWMGRDLKVNKAKPKSDGGSFGGRRGNNGGGYSRRY; this comes from the coding sequence ATGTCAGTTTATGTAGGCAACCTCTCTTATGAAGTCACAGAAGAGGCTTTGAATGAGGTTTTTACAGAATATGGTTCTGTGAAAAGAGTTCAGTTGCCAGTTGATCGTGAAACCGGTCGTGTACGTGGCTTTGCTTTTGTAGAAATGAGTTCAGAAGCTGAAGAACTCGCTGCCATTGATGCGCTTGATGGTGCTGAGTGGATGGGTCGTGACTTGAAGGTTAATAAAGCGAAACCTAAGTCAGATGGTGGTTCTTTCGGTGGTAGACGCGGAAATAATGGTGGAGGATACTCTCGCCGCTACTAA
- the rpsU gene encoding 30S ribosomal protein S21: MTQIVVGENEGLESALRRFKRQVSKAGIMPDVRKHRHFETPLEKNKRKAKAIANSKRYKKRFRS, from the coding sequence ATGACTCAAATCGTAGTGGGCGAAAATGAGGGACTTGAGTCAGCTTTACGTCGATTTAAACGGCAAGTTTCCAAAGCGGGAATTATGCCTGACGTAAGAAAACATCGTCACTTTGAAACACCTCTAGAAAAAAATAAGCGTAAAGCCAAAGCAATTGCTAACTCCAAGCGCTACAAGAAACGTTTCCGCAGTTAG